The window CGCGGCGCGCAACTCCTCATCGGCCACGCTTAGCTGCAATTCCGCCGCCGCCGCGCCCGGCGACAGATTGCGCTCGCTTTTGAAGCGGCGCGCCGCCGTGGCGATGTCGAGCAGGGCCACCCCGGCGGCCAGCGCCGCCGGGTCATCAAACCGCTCGTCGGCCCGCGGCCACTCCGCGTGATGGATTGTGGCCGGGCCTCCGGAACCGGCAAACAGGTCGCGATAGATGGCATCGGTCACGTAGGGCAGGAGCGGGGCCAGCAGCTTCAGCAACGCGGCGAGGGTGACGTATAACGTGTAACGCGCGGCCTCATGGCCCGGCCCGCCATCATAGAGCCGCTTTTTCGCCATCTCCAGATAATTATCGGCCAGATCGCGCCAGAAGAATTCCTCGATCTCGCTCCGGGCCGTGGCGTAGTCGTAGTCGTCAAAAGAGGCTGTTGTGGCGGCGATCAGTTGATTCAGGCGGGCCAGCAGCCAGCGGTCGGCCGTCGTCAGATCGGCCGGCGGCAGGGGCGGACAGGCGTAATCGCCCAAGAAGCGCTCGCTGAAACGGGCCACATGCCACAACTTGGTCACCCACTTGGCCCCGGCCTGAATGCGCTTCTCGTCGATGAAGGCATCCTTGCCCAGACTGGTGCCGGCCGCCCAGTAGCGCACGGCGTCGGCCGAATGGCGGGCCAACATTTCCTGAGGGCCGGTCACCTTGCCGCCGCCGCGGCTCTTGCTCAGCTTTCCCTCGCCGTCGGCGGCCAACCCCCAGCCGGAGATAGCCACGTCTTGCCACGGCAATTGCCCGGTGTGATAGAGCGAGCGCACGATGGTATAGAAGGCCCAGGTGCGGATGATCTCGTGCGCCTGGGGCCGCAAGGTCATGGGGAAGACCTGTTGGAATAGCGCCGGGTCGGCCAGGAAGCGGCCGACGATCTGCGGCGACAGCGACGAGGTGGCCCAGGTGTCCATCACGTCCATCTCGGGCACGAACGCCGTCCCGCCACAGGCGCAGGGGCGCGATGGCTGGTCTTCGCTGGGGTCGATGGGCAAATCAGCCAGGTCGGGCGTCATCGGCTCGCCACAGGCCGCGCAATACCACAGCGGGAAGGGCACGCCAAAGGTGCGCTGGCGGCTGATGCACCAATCCCAGTTGAGATTTTCCACCCATTGACGGTAACGCGTGCCCATGTGTTCGGGATGCCAGGCGATCCGGTCACCGGCGGCCAGGAACCGCGCCCGCTGATCGAGGACGCGCACAAACCATTGGTGGCTGATGATCGTTTCCACGGCCGTATCGCACCGTTCGTGGACGCGCACCGTTTGCTCCAGCGGCTGCGCGTCCAGCAATCCGGCGCGGGCGGCAATATCGGCCACGATGCGGCGGCGCGCCTCGGCGGTGGACAGGCCGGCATAGCGGCCGGCGGCAGCCAACAGCCGCCCATCGCGGCCGATGACCTCGATCAGCGGCAGGTCGTGGGCGCGCCACCAGGCCACGTCGGTCGTGTCGCCGAAGGTGCAGCACATCACCGCGCCGGTACCCTTGGCCGGGTTGGCCGCCGGGTCGGCCAGGATAGGCACGCGCCGGCCGAAAAGCGGCGTCACGGCCTCGCGGCCGATGAGCCGCTGGAAGCGCTCGTCATCGGGATGGACGAAGACGGCCACACAGGCCGGCAACAGTTCCGGCCGCGTCGTGGCGATAGGCAGCGCGCCGCCGTCGGCCAGGTCAAAGGCCAGGGTGTAGAAAGTGGTCCGCCGCCCCTCGTCGTTCACTTCCGCCTGCGAGATGGCCGTGCCGCACTCCGGGCACCAGATGGTCGGCGCTTGCTGCCGGTAGGCCAACTCCTGACGGAGCAGATCGAGAAAGCCCCATTGGGCCACGCGGCGCGATTCGTCATCGATGGTGCGATAGGTGTAGCGCCAATCGATAGACAGGCCCAGTCGCCGCCACAGGGCTTCGTATTGGCGTTCGGCCGCTTCGCTGACGGCCAGGCATTCGCGGATGAAGGCTTGGCGGCCGATGTCGGCGGCGCGCACACCGCGCTCGCGCTCCACCAGCCGCTCCGTCGGCAGGCCATTGTCGTCGAAGCCCATCGGGTAGAATACGGCGTCGCCGCGCATGCGCCGGTAGCGGGCGAAGAAGTCGGCGTGGGCGTAGGAGTAGACGTGGCCCAGGTGAAGATGACCCGAAACGGACGGCGGCGGGGTGTCGATGGCGTACACCGGCGCGCCGGCCGCGGGCTGGAAGCGATAGACGCCCTCCCGCTCCCACGCCGCCGCCAGTTCCGTCTCCCGTGCCTGGGCATCATAGCGATCGGTTAATATCATGTCGTTCACCCATTTCCACAAAATAAAAAGCCCCTTCGTCCTAGAGGACGAAAGGGCTGTGCTTCCGTGGTACCACCTCAGTTCGCCGGAGTTCCGGCGCGCTCATTGCCCCAACAGTCATTGGGGCGGCGCGTTAACGGGCGCACCCGTGCCGATCTAATAAGGCTAAGCCCGTTCTTCGGCAGCCGACCCGGACGACTTCGGCGCTCGATGGCCGTCGGGGCTTGCAGCTCATTGGCCCCTGTCTCTGTTGGCATCGCGCGCGCCTACTCCTTCCGGTCAAGGCGCTATGTAGTTGTCAATTCATTATAAGGCTTGCCGCTCGCCTGTCAATATGGCAGATAGGAGTATACTTGCGCGGGCTGGAATGGCGGCAACGTGCGCTACCGCTCGCACGGACGGAACGGAACGATGTGGCAAGATCGAATCAGTGAAGTACGCCTGGTGTTGACCTCGCAAGGGCGCGTCGTTCGCCTCGTGTTGTTCATCGCGTCTATTTTCGTGGCCGGCACAGTGGGCTATATGGTGCTGGAGCAGTACACGCCGCTGGAAGCGTTCTACATGACCGCCATCACCCTGACGACGACCGGCTTTGGTGAGGTGAGGCCACTGAGCGATGTCGGCCGTATCTTCACCATTTTTCTGCTGTTCTTGGGCGTCGGCGTGCTGGCCTTTGTCCTGAGTACCACCGTTGATTTCCTGATGGGCAGCTTTAGCGGCCAACTAACGAGGCGGCGTATGCAACGAACAATCGATCAACTGAGCGGCCATATCATTGTGTGCGGCTATGGCCGCGTGGGCGCCAGTTCGGCCGCGGCGCTCCACCAGAGCGGCTACGACATCGTCGTTATCGAGAAAGATCATGCCCTGATGAATGCCGCCGGCGAGAACGACCTGCTGGTGCTGGAGGGGGATGCGACGAGCGACGACACGTTGCGCGAGGCCGGCATCGAGCGGGCCGGCGGGCTGCTGGTCTGCACCGGCGACGATGCCGTGAACCTGTTCGTCGTGCTATCGGCGCGCTCCTTGAACGCCAATCTGTTCATCATCTCGCGCAGCGCCAACCAGGAGAACGAGCGCAAGATGCGCCAGGCGGGGGCCAACCGCATCGTCTCGCCCCATCGCATCGGCGGCCAGCACATGGCTAACATCATCATCCGCCCCCACGTGACCGACTTCTTCGACGTGGTGACCCTCGACAACGGCCAGGAGCTATGGCTGGAGGAGTTCGTGCTGGCCAATGATTCGCCGTTGTGCGGCCGGACCATCGGCGAGGCCGACGTTCGCCGCCAGACCGGGGTCACCATCGTCGCCATCGTCCGCCGGGATGCCGGCTCGACCATCACCCCCAAGGCGGCGACCACGCTGGAAAGCGGCGACCAGCTCATCGTATTGGGCACACGCGACCAACTCACCAATCTGGAAGACGCGACCAACCCGACCGATGGCGAAACGCCACGCACCACGACCATGCGCCGCCAGTTGCGCCGCCCGTAGCTCTGGCTATTTGCCATCAATAAAAAAGACAGTAGACTTGTCCGGCAATTGCGAATCTTACGACAAAGGTTTGATCCCCCATGGAACCCGAACTGATCACCATCGTGGAAGGCCCCACGCCCGATTTCATGCCCAATCCACAGGGCTGGGTGCAATCGATTTATGAAGGCCCGCAGGAAACCGACGTTGCCCTGTGCCAGTTGCGCACCGGCAACGGCGGCGACATCATGGATCGCTGCCAGCAGGCCTGGAAGGAAGGCCGCCCGGTGCGCCTCGATTACCCCGACGATCTGCGCCTGCGGCAACAGGTAGACGTGGTAGCCCTGCGCCTGACGAAGATTGACGAAGGCGAATTACTCCTGCTCTGGGTGACAATGCCCTGGGAACTGGAGGACGTTGAGGAAGGGGACGAGGCCGACGACGACATGGATTCGGACATTCCTTTCTAGGGCGCGGTGGGAGTGAGGGAGCGGCCATGACCTACGAGACGATCCTCCATGACGTGACGGATGGCGTGGCGACGATCACGCTCAACCGGCCGTCCAAGCTCAACGCCTTCAACGACCCGATGATCGCCGAGACGACCGACGCCCTGAAGGCCGCCGGTCGCGACGCGGCCGTGCGCTGCGTCGTCATCACCGGCGCGGGCCGCGGCTTCTCCTCCGGCCAGGATTTGAGCGACTTCCAGGAGCGGGGCGAGAACGTCTCCATCGGCGAGCATCTGCACCACGGCTACCACCGGCTCATCCGCCAGATGGTCGCCCTGGAGAAGCCGATCATCGGCGCGATCAACGGCATCGCCGCCGGGGCGGGTTGCGGCGTGGCCCTGGCGGCCGACATACGCATTGCCGCCGATAACGCCTCATTCATGCTGGCCTTCAGCCGCATCGGCCTGATCCCGGATAGCGGCGTCAACTGGCTGTTGCCGCGGCTGGTCGGCTACGCCCGCGCCTATGAGATGGCAATCACCGCCGACCGCGTGCCCGCCGCTCAGGCGCTGGAATGGGGGCTGGTCAATCGCGTTGTGCCCGCCGCCCAACTGCCGGAGATCACCGCCGCCTGGGCGCGACGGCTGGCCGACGGCCCCACGTTGGCCTATGGCCTCACCAAGCGGGCCATGAGTCGCGGTTGGGACATGAGCCTCAATGAGGCGCTGGAGTACGAGGCGTATCTGCAAGAGGTGGCCGGCCGCAGCGCGGACAACCGCGAGGGGATCGCCGCCTTTTTGGAGAAGCGCGAAGCCCGCTTCAGCGGCCGTTGACCGATAAACCTCAGTTATTCTCGGCCAGATAGATGCGGTCGCCGGCCACCACCAGCACGCCCAACGGCGATTCGGTGACGGCGAAGTCCGTGGCCTGGGTCAATACCTCGTCGCCTGACGCGTCCATCACCCGGTATTGGGTCAGCACCGTGCCGCCGCGCCCCAACTGCAACAGTCGCCCGCTGCCCGGATCGAGCACGAAGATCGACGCATTCAGCCCGCTGCCGACCATTTTGACCGCCACCGGGGCAACGAGCGGCGTCGCCAGACCGCCCTGGGCCAGCGTCGTCTCGTCCCAACGCACCCGGCCGGAGCGCGTGTCGTAGTAGCGAAGGCGGCCGTCGCCATAGAGGACGACCAGGCTGCCATCCTCGGCATACAGATCGAAATCGACCGCCCCATCCAGCCCGGCGTTCTCACTGAAAAAGATGGCCTCATCCCCGGCGAACTGGGTATAGCCGCTGGAGATATAGTATTTCCAGATTTGCCCCGCCCCCGCGTCGAGGACGTAGAGCCGATCCAGATACGTCGCCATCGCCGTAGGGCTGTCCCAGCCGCTGCTGTTAGGCAGCGCCACGCCGCCCACGTCGCCCAGATTGGGGAAGTAGTTGAACAGCGACCCGGCGCGGTCGAGCATGGCAAAACTGTCGCGCGTCTCCGAGGCGCTGCCCGCCAGCCAGATGACGTCGAATAGTTCGCCCATCGTCTGCGCCCCCACGGCCTGCCCGCCGAACCCAATCGTCGATGGCTGCTCGCCGGTCAGGGTGCGGTAGGTGTCGTCGGTGGCGTGGAACATGACCCGGTTCGCCAGACGATCCAGCACGGCGATGCCCCCCGCGCCGCCGCGCAGGGCGATGCGCGCCAGATCGGCCCCGTCCTCATATTCATACAACACGCCTGCCGTCAGCCGCGTCACGCCGTCGAGGCGATCCAGCGCGTCCAGCGCGTCGGCGCGCATTCCGGCCACTTCCAGGTCGTCGGGGCGCAGCGCTTCGGCTTCGGCGGCCAGGGCGACCACGGCCAGATAGTGCGGCTGGGCTTCGGCCGAGCCGCCGCCCACGTTGTCGGCGGCCAGCATCTCATCCATCATCTGCTGCTTGATGCGGGCCACGTCGGCCACCGTGTCGCGCTGGACGTAGACGCTGGTGACGACGGCGGCGATGACGATGGGGACGATGAGGGCGATGGCCGCGGGGATGGCCCAATGGACCGACGGCTCATCGGCCGGTCGCGCGCTCAGCCGGCCGATGGCCGCCGCCAGCCAGGCCGTGAAGCGCGACAGGCCGCGGGCCGAGGTCGAGGCCACCCGGCGCGCGCCGATTTCCAGCGTCGCCGTGCCGTCGTTGGCCGCGGGCGATTCGACCGGCGGCGCGGCGGAAGCGGCGGTGGCCGGGTGAGCTTTGGCCGTGGCCTGGGCAACGGCCGGCGCGCCCACTTCTTTTTTAGGGGCGGCGGGCTTGGGGGGCGGGGCGGGTTTGGGCGCGGGCTGGCGGCTGTGCTGGAAGGTGAGGGGCAGGGTCGAGGGCAGCTCGTCGGCGAATTCGACCAGCATCAGGCGCGCCGTGTCGCCGGCCACGATGTCCAGCAACTCGTCCAGGCCGCTCTCGATCTCCGTATCGACCAGCACGTCACTGAGCGATTCGCCGGAGAGATGGGCCAGGCGCGGATCGCAGAAGAGCATCATGTCGCCGTTCTGCAACTGGTGATAGGCAAAGCGGATGTCGATGCCCGCGCTGCGGCCGAGGGGCGTCAGATGTTGCGGCGGGCGGGCCGGCAGGCGCTCGATGCCGAAATTGTGCCCCAGGAAAGCCAGCCCCTCGCCCACCTGGAGGGTGAAGAGTTCGTTGCCGTGCAAGACCGCGCAACTGAGCGCCCCCTCGCGCGTTGTCTTGGCGGCCAGATTGCGGCGCAGGAGCTGATCGTTGGTATCGATGACCGCCCGCCGCAGGGCCGAGGTCACGCTGCCCGTTGCCGCGAAAAAGCGTTTGCCCAGCGCCTCGATCAGCTCGCCGGCCAGTTCGGCCGTCTCGTCGGCCGGGCCGGTCAGCGTCAGGTGGGCGAAGAGGAAGTCGTGCTCCCGGCCGCGGGCGGCCTTGGGCGGCGCGGGCCGAGCGACAAGCCCTGGAACCGTCCCTTCATTCAGGACGGTTCCGTTGGCTATCGAAAGCTGGGCGGTGATGGCGAGAAGGTCCACGTGTTGGCTATGCCAGACGCCGGCGGCGAAAGGTGTTGCTCCCTGAATGGGGTCGGGTTACGCCTCGTAGGGGGTATAGGCTAGACCGAAATAATCGGCCACGGCCTGATAGGTCACTTGCCCCCGGTACGTATTCAGCCCCTTCATCAGGCCATCATCCTCGGCCATCGCCTCTTCCGCGCCCAGACGGGCCAGGCGCAGGACGTAGGGCAGCGTAGCGTTGCTCAGGGCGAAGGTGCTGGTGCGCGGCACGGCGCCCGGCATGTTGGCGACGCCATAATGGACGACGCCATCGACGATGTAGACCGGGTCGGAGTGGGTCGTGGCGTGGATCGTCTCGACGCAGCCGCCCTGATCGACGGCCACGTCGGCGATGACGCTGCCGGGGTTCATCGTCGAGATCATTTCGCGCGTCACCAGCCGCGGCGCGCGCGCGCCCTTGATGAGCACGCCGCCGATGACCAGATCGGCAGTTCTGACCGCCTCGGCGATGTTGTAGGAGTTGGAGGCCACCGTTGTCAGGCGGCCGTGCAAGACGTGGTCAAGGAAGCGCAAACGATCGAGGTTGGTGTCCAGAATGGTGACGTTGGCCCCCATGCCCAGGGCGATGTGGGCGGAATTGGTGCCGACAACGCCGCCGCCGATGACCACCACATTGGCCCCCGGCACGCCGGCCACCCCGCCCAGCAACATGCCCCGGCCCAGATGGGAGCGCTCCAGAAAATGTGCCCCGACCTGGACCGCCATGCGGCCGGCCACTTCGCTCATCGGCGTCAGCAGCGGCAGGCTGCCGTCGCGCGCTTCCACGGTCTCATAGGCAATGCCGGTGACGCCGGAGTCGACCATGGCCTTGGTCAGCTTTTCCTCGGCCGCCAGATGCAGGTAGGTGAACAGCACCAGGTCGGAGCGCAGCAGCGGATACTCGACGGCGATCGGCTCCTTGACCTTGATGACCATCTCCGCGCCCCAGGCATCGGCCGCGGTGGGCACGATCTTGGCCCCGACGCGGGTGTACTGGTCGTCGGTGAAGCGGCTGCCGTCGCCGGCCGTCGTCTCGACCAGGACAGTATGGCCCTGCTCGACCAGTTGTTGCACGCCGGCGGGCGTCATCGCGACCCGGTACTCGTTATCTTTTATCTCTTTGGGGACACCGACTAACATGGGACTCTCCTTATTGGTTTTCGTGGGAGCTTCTATTGTACTCGAATCATCGTGACATCCTCAAACAGAATGCACAAATCAATCCGACGTCGTGGGCCGGGCGGCCAGCAAGGCCGCCTCGCGCTCGGCCGTCAGCCCGTTGCGCCATTGGTAATCGGCCGGACGCTGCCCGGCCCAGGCCAACGTGTCGGCCACCGTCTCCGACACCGGCCGGAAGGTCAGCCCGGCGGCCAGCGCCTTGTCGATGTTGAAGGCGTTGAAACCGCCATACGCGTCGGGAACCCACAGCGGCAACTCGGTGAACGGCGCGACCTCGTGGGCCAGCAGGTAGGCCTCATCGACCCAGGTGAAATGGGCGTCGCTGCCGGACACGGCGCGGCTGGTTGCCAACAGTTGCCCGATAGGCAGCGGTTGGCGCGGGCCGGTGACGTTGTAGGGGCCGGTGAGGCGGGCGGTCGTGGCCGCCAGTGTCCAGCGGGCCAGATCGCGCACGTCAATGAACTGCACGCCATAATCGGGCGCGACCGGGGCCAATACCTCGCCGCCGCGAGCGACGCGCACCGGCCAATAGGTGAAGCGGTCGCTCTGGTCATGGGGGCCGACGATCAATCCGGCGCGTACGTGGAGGGCGCGGCCGTCCATCGCCCCGGTCGCCGCCCGCTCGCACAGCGCCTTCAGCGGGCCATACGTTTCGCCGGTAATCTCCTCGACCGACTCGTCGGCCAGCGTGCCCACCGGGCCGCCCTCATCCAGCCCCACCCCGATCGGCTCGGCATAGACCGACAGGGTGGAGATAAAGGTGTAGTGCTCCACCGCGCCGGCCAGATAGCCGGCCGCCGCGCCCACCAGACGGGGCACGTAGCCGCAAGTGTCGATCACGGCGTCCCAGCGCCGGCCGTCTAATGCGTCCAGCCCGCCGTCGCGGTCGCCGTGAATCTGCTCGACATCGGGGTAGAGGTCGGGATTCGATTGGCCGCGGTTGAAGAGGGTGAGCTGGTGGCCGAGGGCTAGACCCTCATCCACCAGGGCACGGCCGAGGAAACGGGTTCCGCCAATGATCAGTAGCTTCATTATTTGATTTGCCTCGCAGTTCTATGGCATGTTTATCCATAATTTTTGACAATTAAATACGCATACCCATGTAGGTGGAACTTCCAGTTCCACTTGCTAGGCGAACGTGGAGCTGGAAGCTCCACCTACAAGCCCCTATCCATGTTGCCGCGCGGCGGCAAGCATAGCTGCCCTTGCAATCATTGTCGAGTGGCCTTTGAAACCTGTAGAATATGGGGCGAGGCCGGAGCCGGGCAATCACGGCGCGGCCATCAGGAGCGATCATGGACATTCAAATCAAACATGGCAACATCGTCACGATCGATGCCGACACGCTGATCGTCAATCTGTTCGAGGGCGTCACCGCGCCCGGCGGGGCGACCGGGGCGGTCGATAAGGCGCTGAATGGGGCCATCAGCGATCTCATCGCCGGCGGCGATTTTAAGGGCAAGGCGGGCGAGGTGGCCGTCCTCTATCCGCGTGGGGCCATCGCCGCCCGGCGGGTGCTCGTCGTCGGTCTGGGCAAGGCGGACGCGTTCGATCTGGAAGGGGTGCGGCGGGCATCGGCGGCGGCCGTCAAGCGGGCGCGCGACTTGAACGCCCAACACGCGGCGACCATCGTCCACGGCGCGGGTATCGGCGGGCTGAACGCGCGGGCCGCGGCCCAGGCCACCATTGAAGGCGCGCTGCTGGCCGCCTATCGCTTTGACGCCCAAAAGAAGAAAGAACCAGCCCATGACGTGGCCCGCCTGACGGTCGTGGAATTCGACGCCGAGCGCATCGACGCCATCACCGCCGGGGCGCGCGGGGCCGAAGGCATCGCCGCCGGGGTCAGCCTGGCCCGCGACCTGGTCAATATGCCGCCCAACGTGGCGACGCCGACCCGCCTGGCCGCCGCGGCCGAGGCCATCGCCGCCGCCCACGGCCTGAATGTCACCATCGGCGACCGGGAATGGGCCGCCGCGCGCCACATGGGCGCGTTCCTGGCCGTGGCCCAGGGCGCGGGCGAGCCGCCCAAGTTCATCATCCTGGAGCACAACGGTGGGCGGGCCGACCAACCGACCATTGTCCTGGTGGGCAAGGGCATCACCTTCGACACGGGCGGCATCTCCATCAAGCCGTCGGACCGCATGGGCGATATGAAATCGGATATGGGTGGCGCGGCGGCCGTGTTGGGGGCGATGGAAGCGATCGGCCGCCTGCAATTGCCGCTCCACGTCGTCGGCATTGCCCCCTGCACCGAGAACATGCCCGACGCCGCCGCCTACCGCCCGGCCGACGTCATCACCGCCGGCAATGGCAAGACCATCGAGATCATCAGCACCGATGCCGAGGGGCGCATGGTGCTGGCCGACGCCCTGGTGCATGCCGAAACCTATAAGCCGGCGGCGGTCATCGATCTGGCGACCCTCACCGGGTCCTGTGTCGTGGCTTTGGGGGCCGGGGTGGCCGCCGGGCTGTTCTGCAACGACAACGGGCTGCGCGATAAGCTGCTGGCCGCGGCCGACGCGACCTATGAGCGCCTGTGGCCCCTGCCGCTCTATGACGACTACCGGCGCACGATCAACTCCAACGTGGCCGACATGAAGAACAGCGGCGGCCGGACTGGCGGCGTCGGGACGTCGGCCGTGTTCCTGCGCGAGTTCACCAACTACCCCTGGGCGCATCTCGACATCGCCGGCATGGCTCTGGCCGACAAGGCGACCGACTATACGCCCGCCGGCGGCACCGGGTTCGGCGTCCGCCTTCTGGTCGCCTACCTGCAAGGTCTGGCCGGCGAATAGGGTTTGATTCGTGAGTGGGGATTATAGCGCCGGTTGGGCGGCCTCATGCTATAATCCCCGCCCAGAAATTCACCGGGCCACCGGATTCGTGGAGAGGAAGAAAAATGGCCGTTCCGTTGCAACCGCTAACGCTTGGCATTGAAGAAGAGTATCAGATCATCGATCCCGTAACGCGCGACCTGCGTACTTACATCAGCGAATTACTGACCCAGGACCAGAACCGGCACAAGAAGCTCGATCTTAAGCCGGAACTGATGCAGTCACAGGTGGAAGTGGGCAGCCACGTCTGTCGCAACATCAAGGAAGCGCGTAGTGAGATCACCGGCCTGCGGCGCGACGTGCTGGAGCTGGCCGACGAGAACGGTCTGATGATCGCCGCCGCCTCCACTCACCCGTTCGCCCGCTGGGAAGACCAGATCATCACCGAGGGCACGCGCTACAAGGAGTTGCTCGACGACATGCAGGGCGTGGCTCGTCAATTGCTCATCTTTGGTATGCACGTCCACGTCGGCTTCGGCGATGACCCGGAGTCGCGCGAACTGCTCATCGCCACGATGAACCAGGCGCGCTACTTCATCCCCCACCTGTTGGCCCTCTCCACCAGTTCCCCCTTCTGGCGCGGCCAGAATACCGGCCTTAAGTCTTACCGCAGTGTCGTTTTTGAGTCGCTGCCGCGCACCGGCATCCCCCACTCCTTCATGTCCTGGGCTGACTATAAGGATTACGAAATCATGCTGGAACGGGTGGGCGCGTTCGGCAAGCTGGACAAGCGGGCCAAAATCTGGTGGGACATCCGGCCGCATCCCATCTATCCCACGCTTGAGTTCCGCATCAGCGACATCTGCACCAACGTCAATGACTGTATCTGCATCGCCGCTCTGTTCCAGGCTATCTGCGCCAAACTGCTCAAGCTGCGCCGGCAGAATATGAGTTGGCGGCAATATCGCCACGTCCACATCACCGAGAACAAGTGGCGGGCCGTGCGCTATGGCATCGACGGCGAGCTGATCGATTTCGGCATTCAGCAATCCGTGCCCTTCTACATTCTCGCCGCTGAACTGTTAGAGTTCCTGGATGACGTCGTCGACGAGCTTGACAGCCGCGAAGAGGTCGGCCACGTGCTGACTATCTTGAGCGAGGGCACGAGCGCCGACCGCCAGTTGCGCGTCTACCGCGAGCATGGCGGCGACGAGAACCAGGACGAGGCTTTGCGCGCCGTCGTCGATTATCTGGTGGCTGAGACGAAGCGCGGGATCATCTAGCCTATAGGGCGGGTTTTCAACCCGCCCACGGATTCGCGATCGTAGGTGGAGCTTCCAGCTCCACCCTCTCCACCCTCGATCAGGCGCGGAACTGGAAGTTCCGCCTACGACAGGCTAGAAAGCCCGATGGCGGAACACGCCATCGACAATCGTCCCGGCGATGCCCACATCGAGCAATTCATCGGGTGGCACAACGAACAGATCGCGCTCGAAGATCGTCAGGTCGGCCAGTTTGGTCGGGGCGATCGTGCCCTGATGCTTCTCCTGCCCGGCGGTTAGCGCCGCGGCCGTGGTGAAGCCAAAGATCGTCTCGGCCATCGTTAGCCGTTGCTCGGGGAACCAGCCATCCGGGCCGGGGCGGCCGTCGGCCCGGCGGCGCGTCACGGCGGCATGGATACCCGGCAATGGATCGATGC is drawn from Candidatus Promineifilum breve and contains these coding sequences:
- a CDS encoding Rossmann-fold NAD(P)-binding domain-containing protein, giving the protein MKLLIIGGTRFLGRALVDEGLALGHQLTLFNRGQSNPDLYPDVEQIHGDRDGGLDALDGRRWDAVIDTCGYVPRLVGAAAGYLAGAVEHYTFISTLSVYAEPIGVGLDEGGPVGTLADESVEEITGETYGPLKALCERAATGAMDGRALHVRAGLIVGPHDQSDRFTYWPVRVARGGEVLAPVAPDYGVQFIDVRDLARWTLAATTARLTGPYNVTGPRQPLPIGQLLATSRAVSGSDAHFTWVDEAYLLAHEVAPFTELPLWVPDAYGGFNAFNIDKALAAGLTFRPVSETVADTLAWAGQRPADYQWRNGLTAEREAALLAARPTTSD
- a CDS encoding leucyl aminopeptidase, which produces MDIQIKHGNIVTIDADTLIVNLFEGVTAPGGATGAVDKALNGAISDLIAGGDFKGKAGEVAVLYPRGAIAARRVLVVGLGKADAFDLEGVRRASAAAVKRARDLNAQHAATIVHGAGIGGLNARAAAQATIEGALLAAYRFDAQKKKEPAHDVARLTVVEFDAERIDAITAGARGAEGIAAGVSLARDLVNMPPNVATPTRLAAAAEAIAAAHGLNVTIGDREWAAARHMGAFLAVAQGAGEPPKFIILEHNGGRADQPTIVLVGKGITFDTGGISIKPSDRMGDMKSDMGGAAAVLGAMEAIGRLQLPLHVVGIAPCTENMPDAAAYRPADVITAGNGKTIEIISTDAEGRMVLADALVHAETYKPAAVIDLATLTGSCVVALGAGVAAGLFCNDNGLRDKLLAAADATYERLWPLPLYDDYRRTINSNVADMKNSGGRTGGVGTSAVFLREFTNYPWAHLDIAGMALADKATDYTPAGGTGFGVRLLVAYLQGLAGE
- a CDS encoding carboxylate-amine ligase, translating into MAVPLQPLTLGIEEEYQIIDPVTRDLRTYISELLTQDQNRHKKLDLKPELMQSQVEVGSHVCRNIKEARSEITGLRRDVLELADENGLMIAAASTHPFARWEDQIITEGTRYKELLDDMQGVARQLLIFGMHVHVGFGDDPESRELLIATMNQARYFIPHLLALSTSSPFWRGQNTGLKSYRSVVFESLPRTGIPHSFMSWADYKDYEIMLERVGAFGKLDKRAKIWWDIRPHPIYPTLEFRISDICTNVNDCICIAALFQAICAKLLKLRRQNMSWRQYRHVHITENKWRAVRYGIDGELIDFGIQQSVPFYILAAELLEFLDDVVDELDSREEVGHVLTILSEGTSADRQLRVYREHGGDENQDEALRAVVDYLVAETKRGII